A genomic segment from Nocardiopsis sp. Huas11 encodes:
- a CDS encoding DUF6177 family protein → MTSTALVKEFTSRGLLQAMSVHRRTGRSDLACEPRWSGPALPVGLGIGVEGVSSSGSERVLSAPVPALTFGPPLTRSVWYRIRTCGHRMRSPALSCLCVPRGAVSSLSIRSPLSIRVKGCRPVPCQYGTAEHNRSTQRPLAASDGTSRGPRGPGAASGHMVKSDRKHCCSSPTVRTRTGTSLLLESSCEPVHPGREDPNQGLG, encoded by the coding sequence TTGACATCTACCGCGCTGGTCAAGGAATTCACCTCTCGGGGCCTCCTGCAGGCGATGAGCGTGCATCGGCGTACCGGACGGTCGGACCTGGCCTGCGAACCCCGGTGGTCGGGTCCTGCGCTCCCCGTCGGGTTGGGCATCGGTGTGGAGGGGGTGTCCTCGAGCGGGTCCGAGCGGGTCCTGTCTGCTCCGGTGCCCGCGCTCACGTTCGGTCCGCCCCTGACTCGCTCGGTTTGGTATCGGATTCGAACCTGCGGCCATCGGATGAGAAGTCCGGCGCTTTCGTGCCTGTGCGTCCCACGGGGTGCCGTTTCGTCCCTGTCCATCCGATCACCGCTGTCGATTCGTGTCAAGGGATGCCGCCCGGTGCCGTGCCAGTACGGAACTGCGGAGCATAATCGGAGCACACAGCGGCCTCTGGCGGCGTCCGATGGCACCTCGCGAGGTCCTCGTGGACCAGGGGCCGCCTCCGGTCACATGGTGAAGAGCGACCGCAAGCACTGTTGTTCCTCACCTACCGTCAGGACTAGAACCGGGACCTCGTTGCTGCTGGAGTCCTCGTGCGAACCGGTCCATCCTGGTCGGGAGGATCCTAATCAGGGCCTCGGGTGA
- a CDS encoding aminoglycoside phosphotransferase family protein — translation MSTTPAPSAGLRFALTRDRVHDVLAALCEEAGLGTKAADDAELIKFTNNAVYRLPAAGLVVRIAGSATVVERVPVVIQAARWLAQHDAPTVRLVEEIPQPVRAVGATATFWHLVPSTGPEPTGTDLGRILKHIHALPAPGFALPSWKPFVRIRSRIADAEGLAGADRVFLIERTDHLELLVQDLEFELPAGVLHGDPFMGNLIPAPHGPVICDFDSLSYGPREWDLIPAAVGKVRMDYPTDHHSPLAAEYGFDVLTWPGFPVLRQLRELRLVTSVLPVLNTNPGLRAQWRHRLDTLQHGDTTTRWSTYR, via the coding sequence ATGAGCACCACTCCCGCCCCCTCCGCCGGCCTCCGTTTCGCTCTCACTCGCGATCGTGTCCACGACGTTCTCGCGGCCCTGTGCGAGGAGGCCGGGCTGGGCACCAAGGCGGCTGACGACGCCGAGCTGATCAAGTTCACAAACAACGCCGTCTACCGACTACCGGCTGCGGGGCTGGTGGTGCGCATCGCCGGGTCCGCCACCGTGGTCGAGCGCGTCCCCGTCGTCATCCAGGCGGCCCGGTGGCTCGCCCAGCACGACGCTCCGACGGTGCGGCTGGTGGAGGAGATCCCCCAACCGGTGCGGGCAGTCGGGGCTACGGCGACCTTCTGGCACCTGGTCCCCTCCACCGGGCCCGAACCCACCGGTACCGATCTGGGGCGCATCCTCAAGCACATCCATGCCCTGCCCGCACCGGGTTTCGCGCTGCCGTCGTGGAAGCCGTTCGTACGCATCCGCAGCCGCATCGCGGACGCCGAAGGGCTGGCCGGGGCCGACCGGGTCTTCCTCATCGAGCGCACTGACCACCTGGAGCTCCTGGTCCAGGACCTGGAGTTCGAGCTCCCAGCCGGGGTACTCCACGGCGACCCGTTCATGGGCAACCTCATCCCCGCCCCCCACGGTCCGGTGATCTGCGACTTCGACAGCCTCAGCTACGGACCCCGCGAATGGGACCTGATCCCTGCCGCGGTCGGCAAGGTCCGCATGGACTACCCCACAGACCACCACAGCCCGCTCGCGGCCGAGTACGGCTTCGACGTCCTCACCTGGCCCGGGTTCCCCGTCCTGCGCCAGCTCCGCGAACTGAGGCTCGTCACCAGTGTCCTCCCGGTCCTGAACACCAACCCCGGCCTGCGCGCCCAGTGGCGCCACCGTTTGGACACACTCCAGCACGGCGACACCACCACCCGCTGGTCCACCTACCGGTAG
- a CDS encoding cupin domain-containing protein — protein MSADLISGRLGGDQFPAQVLGRSHRRYAANAAQATDFAHLLTWPDLNQLLATRRLDVPRMRLSGGQTVDVAQYTRLQTYRRMPNWNAPIPHLFHEQLRQGATLVVDAIDEMHPPINTMAAALEAWLGTRVQVNAYASWTAKEGFGVHWDDHDVIVLQVSGRKRWRIYGTTRQAPLYSDVEVDNDAPTKPIDEFTMEPGDVLHVPRGCWHAASASEGEPSLHLTCGLNTTTGADFLGWINGLMREHVEVRSDVPRNRTDQAAWTYRLAELITQRLQSPDVVEEYWDHLNQKAPARMAFSLPVAVTGTLSASSRVRLASHRGTVNEENGQVVLSAQGRRWRLAPLAAPVLHRLADHEPVTVKELHRLAPEISEDALMSLLRRLMDDGALVWEGEE, from the coding sequence GTGTCCGCTGATCTGATCAGCGGCCGTCTGGGCGGGGACCAGTTCCCCGCCCAGGTGCTCGGCCGCTCCCACCGCCGCTATGCCGCGAACGCCGCCCAAGCCACCGACTTCGCGCACCTGCTCACCTGGCCTGACCTCAACCAGCTCCTTGCCACCCGACGCCTCGATGTGCCCCGGATGCGGCTCTCGGGCGGGCAGACGGTGGACGTGGCCCAGTACACCCGTCTGCAGACCTACCGGCGTATGCCCAACTGGAACGCCCCGATACCGCATCTGTTCCACGAACAGCTCCGACAGGGCGCCACGCTGGTCGTGGACGCGATCGACGAGATGCACCCGCCCATCAACACCATGGCCGCTGCGCTGGAAGCATGGTTGGGCACCCGCGTCCAGGTCAACGCCTACGCCTCCTGGACCGCGAAGGAAGGCTTCGGCGTCCACTGGGACGACCACGACGTCATCGTCCTCCAGGTCTCCGGCCGCAAGCGCTGGCGGATCTACGGCACCACCCGCCAGGCACCCCTGTACTCCGACGTGGAGGTCGACAACGACGCCCCCACCAAGCCCATCGACGAGTTCACGATGGAACCCGGCGACGTGCTCCACGTCCCCCGGGGATGCTGGCACGCCGCATCGGCTTCGGAAGGAGAACCCAGCCTGCACCTAACCTGCGGGCTCAACACCACGACCGGCGCGGACTTCCTCGGCTGGATCAACGGACTGATGCGCGAACACGTCGAGGTTCGCAGCGACGTCCCCCGCAACAGGACCGATCAGGCGGCGTGGACCTATCGCCTGGCGGAGCTGATCACTCAACGGCTCCAGTCACCCGACGTGGTTGAGGAGTACTGGGACCACCTGAACCAGAAGGCGCCGGCAAGGATGGCGTTCAGCCTGCCGGTCGCCGTGACCGGGACGCTGTCGGCGTCCTCCCGGGTACGGCTGGCATCCCACCGGGGCACCGTGAACGAAGAGAACGGACAGGTGGTTCTCTCAGCTCAAGGACGCCGCTGGCGCCTGGCACCTCTGGCAGCCCCGGTACTCCACCGGCTCGCCGACCACGAACCGGTCACCGTCAAGGAACTGCACCGACTCGCCCCCGAGATCTCCGAAGACGCCCTGATGTCCCTACTACGTCGACTGATGGACGACGGCGCCCTGGTCTGGGAGGGCGAAGAGTGA
- a CDS encoding ATP-binding protein produces MRAALVEQAEDTETGTGKRDVSPLPKRATAPSDRVPVLLEVNYEVTGSAMTVPGDASYAKVMRRRLRTLASLPDWEVRPIALLASELFNNCLRHTRSGDPGGEVTISVFKLAGRTQVRITDAGPRDGQVTVPHLRPLDPHSESGRGLHLVATDASRWGTIHHDDGRTSVWFEVDRIERNPDRPADHAER; encoded by the coding sequence ATGAGGGCAGCACTGGTGGAACAGGCGGAGGACACGGAGACCGGCACCGGAAAGCGAGATGTTTCCCCGCTGCCCAAGCGCGCCACCGCACCTTCTGACCGGGTCCCGGTCCTGCTGGAGGTGAACTACGAGGTCACCGGGTCCGCGATGACCGTCCCCGGCGACGCCTCTTACGCCAAGGTCATGCGCCGCCGCTTGCGGACACTCGCATCCCTCCCCGACTGGGAGGTCCGCCCGATCGCGCTGCTCGCCTCGGAGCTGTTCAACAACTGCCTCCGCCACACCCGATCGGGCGATCCGGGCGGCGAGGTCACCATCAGCGTGTTCAAACTGGCGGGCCGTACCCAGGTGCGCATCACCGACGCCGGCCCCCGCGACGGACAGGTCACTGTTCCCCACCTGCGCCCGCTCGACCCCCACAGCGAGAGCGGGCGCGGACTGCACCTGGTCGCGACGGACGCGAGCCGGTGGGGCACCATCCACCACGACGACGGGCGCACCAGCGTCTGGTTCGAGGTGGACCGCATCGAGCGAAACCCCGACCGGCCCGCCGACCACGCCGAGCGGTGA
- a CDS encoding aldo/keto reductase yields MTLLGLGTYRSRDAADSARIAAAADCPLIDTAPVYGHGTHQSAIASTLEANPQVRIASKVGHMTPGQAKVAVSSEVLTAEEARGLHSIAANYVRHQITMNRLELRRPRLDLVYLHNPDHHHDGDRAELHDRIRGGLTTLEEARTDGLITGYGVATWSGFTEAFSVPDLLRLSREASGSPETGLAAIQLPVSLVNIAPIKDALNGNGPLTEAHEAGLEVWASAPLHGGKLVHLVNERLAHHISDGASPAEAALMVTASAPGLTGMLISASSTGHWSSAASVAGRPPLPENRLKDISDLLLSRENA; encoded by the coding sequence GTGACCCTTCTCGGACTGGGCACCTACCGCAGCCGCGACGCCGCAGACTCGGCGCGCATCGCGGCTGCGGCCGATTGCCCGCTCATCGACACCGCCCCCGTCTACGGGCACGGCACCCACCAGAGCGCCATCGCCTCCACCCTGGAAGCCAACCCACAGGTGCGAATCGCCTCGAAGGTCGGCCACATGACCCCCGGCCAGGCCAAGGTCGCCGTGTCCAGCGAGGTCCTGACGGCGGAGGAAGCACGTGGCCTGCACAGCATCGCCGCCAACTACGTCCGCCACCAGATCACGATGAACCGGCTGGAACTGCGACGGCCGCGCCTGGACCTGGTGTACCTGCACAACCCCGACCACCACCACGACGGCGACCGCGCCGAGCTGCACGATCGAATCCGCGGCGGGCTCACCACCTTGGAGGAAGCCCGCACCGACGGCCTGATCACGGGGTACGGGGTCGCCACCTGGTCAGGATTCACGGAGGCCTTCAGTGTGCCCGACCTCCTCCGACTGTCCCGTGAAGCCTCCGGAAGCCCCGAGACCGGCCTGGCCGCCATCCAACTGCCCGTGTCACTGGTCAACATCGCCCCGATCAAGGACGCCTTGAACGGAAACGGACCCCTCACCGAAGCACACGAGGCAGGATTGGAAGTGTGGGCCTCCGCCCCACTCCACGGCGGCAAACTCGTGCACCTGGTGAACGAACGCCTCGCCCACCACATCAGCGACGGGGCCTCACCCGCCGAGGCAGCCCTCATGGTGACCGCCTCAGCACCCGGCCTCACGGGGATGCTGATCAGCGCCTCGAGTACAGGACACTGGTCAAGCGCGGCCTCGGTAGCGGGCCGCCCACCGCTGCCCGAGAACCGACTCAAGGACATCAGTGACCTCCTCCTCTCCCGAGAAAACGCCTGA
- a CDS encoding helix-turn-helix transcriptional regulator produces MNRGDDRYYGGDAFASRAGQAGQEPCFMGANISPFKGPMVSICANCGRERASVANAKKRCSCIPKGFWDASEAQEAAGRLDAGSLVRLLRSRTDLSQEALGRLTGLSQSMVSQLESHKRDLKDVVKLRRFLNGLGAPRVTTTRTQQESVESTKLLAHAAQVTMGAAEIDPHRWRGPNIPETPLPVRRVTGTDVDHVETVTKALRAADYQLGGGACLDAIMAHLAYAHRLLRAAKPANQLGLQLYRAVADLHNLAGWASFDVGHYKVAAEHLSLALEQAQYIEEPSLVANVLYRMGRLHLHRGHTLQALRFLQLGQIAAQDSGCERTVALMCANAAWAYAVLDDQKRSMDSLARAHDAFARAEADTTPWVRFFHETDLDAMSGVVNAALPTPSPRAYTATTEHLYRAVDARSPAMGRSQAFELTTLATAHIRNGDPDQGVHVGRQAVDLARQVRSVRVIDRLAPLQQAALAYRTRGETAELAAEIATLRTS; encoded by the coding sequence ATGAACAGGGGTGATGATCGCTATTACGGTGGTGATGCTTTTGCGAGCAGGGCTGGCCAGGCGGGCCAGGAGCCCTGTTTCATGGGTGCGAACATTTCCCCGTTCAAGGGACCCATGGTGTCGATATGCGCGAATTGCGGCAGGGAGAGGGCATCTGTCGCTAATGCGAAGAAAAGGTGTTCTTGTATACCCAAGGGATTCTGGGATGCGTCTGAGGCGCAGGAGGCCGCTGGGCGCCTCGACGCGGGCTCGCTCGTACGCCTCCTGCGTTCACGCACCGACCTGTCCCAGGAAGCCCTCGGCCGGTTGACCGGCCTGTCCCAGTCGATGGTCTCCCAGCTCGAATCGCACAAGCGCGATTTGAAAGACGTCGTGAAGCTGCGCCGCTTCCTCAACGGGCTCGGGGCGCCCAGGGTGACAACCACCCGCACGCAGCAGGAAAGCGTCGAGAGCACAAAGCTGTTGGCGCATGCCGCTCAGGTCACCATGGGTGCGGCGGAGATCGATCCCCACAGGTGGCGCGGGCCGAACATCCCCGAGACGCCCCTGCCCGTCCGGCGGGTAACGGGAACCGACGTGGACCACGTCGAGACGGTCACCAAGGCGCTGCGCGCCGCCGACTACCAACTCGGAGGCGGAGCGTGCCTGGACGCGATCATGGCGCACCTGGCCTACGCCCACCGGCTGCTGCGCGCGGCCAAACCCGCGAACCAGCTCGGCCTCCAGCTCTACCGGGCCGTCGCCGATCTGCACAACCTCGCCGGGTGGGCGAGCTTCGACGTCGGCCACTACAAGGTCGCGGCCGAGCACCTGTCCCTGGCGCTGGAACAGGCCCAGTACATCGAGGAGCCCTCGCTGGTGGCCAACGTGCTCTATCGGATGGGGCGCCTGCACCTGCACCGCGGCCACACCCTCCAAGCGCTACGGTTCCTGCAACTGGGACAGATCGCCGCCCAGGACTCCGGATGTGAGCGCACTGTCGCGCTCATGTGCGCCAACGCCGCCTGGGCCTACGCCGTCCTCGATGACCAGAAGCGGTCCATGGACTCCCTCGCCCGTGCGCACGATGCCTTTGCCCGCGCCGAGGCGGACACGACACCGTGGGTGCGGTTCTTCCACGAAACCGACCTGGACGCCATGTCCGGGGTCGTCAACGCCGCCCTACCCACACCCTCACCTCGTGCGTACACGGCCACGACTGAGCACCTGTACCGGGCCGTGGACGCCCGCAGCCCGGCCATGGGCCGCAGTCAGGCCTTCGAGCTGACCACCTTGGCCACCGCCCACATCCGCAACGGCGACCCCGACCAAGGCGTGCACGTCGGCCGCCAGGCCGTGGACCTCGCCCGCCAGGTCCGCTCGGTGCGCGTCATTGACCGGCTCGCCCCGCTCCAGCAAGCCGCCCTGGCCTACCGAACCCGGGGAGAGACAGCGGAGCTGGCCGCCGAGATTGCTACCCTTCGCACATCATGA
- a CDS encoding phosphotransferase — translation MTSSSPEKTPDLEQAWHHAVAALDLVAPPDAALHLGVGGRTLSGPAATSEDSPGWLRVTSAPKPGGKVWEGASLAAELISDGVPQPRLLSEYTWGEGPVFQALLWERLPGKVVSATPDLTAPVKAETRWWSGLRQALDALQRVPRPEGRQVFTQAFVHRIPNHIPEIAETGIDTTVRRWVTAHGDLHWANLTDNPLSIIDWEGWGAAPAGYDAAVLHAYALPAPETAAKVRQVFADVLDTDDGHLAHLIICAEIIQASDRDELHARLAPYVRRFVPGLLASTSQ, via the coding sequence GTGACCTCCTCCTCTCCCGAGAAAACGCCTGACCTGGAACAGGCGTGGCATCACGCGGTCGCGGCCCTGGACCTGGTCGCACCGCCTGATGCCGCGCTGCACCTCGGTGTGGGCGGCCGGACTCTGAGCGGTCCGGCCGCCACCTCTGAGGACTCTCCTGGCTGGCTTCGCGTCACGTCCGCCCCCAAACCCGGAGGGAAGGTGTGGGAAGGGGCTTCGCTCGCCGCCGAGCTGATCAGCGACGGTGTTCCCCAGCCGCGCCTGCTCAGCGAATACACCTGGGGAGAGGGACCGGTCTTCCAAGCACTGTTGTGGGAGCGGCTGCCGGGGAAGGTAGTGTCGGCGACCCCGGATCTCACCGCCCCTGTGAAGGCCGAAACCCGCTGGTGGAGCGGCCTACGCCAAGCCCTGGACGCTCTCCAAAGGGTTCCCAGGCCCGAGGGACGCCAGGTGTTCACCCAGGCGTTCGTCCACCGCATCCCCAACCACATCCCCGAAATCGCCGAGACCGGTATCGACACGACCGTGCGACGCTGGGTGACCGCTCACGGCGACCTGCACTGGGCCAACCTCACCGACAACCCGCTGAGCATCATCGACTGGGAGGGGTGGGGCGCGGCTCCGGCCGGGTACGACGCCGCCGTCCTGCACGCCTACGCCCTGCCAGCCCCGGAGACTGCGGCGAAGGTCCGCCAGGTCTTCGCCGACGTGCTCGACACCGACGACGGGCACCTGGCACACCTGATCATCTGCGCCGAGATCATCCAAGCGAGCGACCGGGACGAACTCCACGCTCGACTGGCCCCCTACGTGAGGCGGTTCGTTCCCGGACTGCTGGCCTCAACCTCGCAATAG